In Desmospora profundinema, the sequence GGTGCGCCCCACTTGTTTCAACAGGTGGAAGTTTTGCATATTACGTGCGCCCAATTGAAGGATGTCCACGTATTCGGCTACCATCTCCAAATTTTCAGGATCCATCACTTCGGAGATGACAGGAAGACCGGTTTCCTCCCTGGCTTCAGCCAATAACTTTAGCCCCTCTTCTCCCATCCCCTGAAAGGAGTACGGGGATGAACGCGGTTTAAACGCCCCACCTCGCAGGATATGGCCACCTGCTTCTTTGACGGCGTGTGCGCTCTCCAGAATCTGTTCCCGGCTCTCCACAGAACAGGGACCGGCCATGACAACCGGATGCTCTCCGCCGATCTCCACATTCCCCACTCGAAACCGGCTGTTTTCCGGGTGAAAGGAGCGGCCCGCCAATTTGAAGGGTTCGCTCACATGGACGACTTTATCAACCCCGGGAAACCGCTCCACCGGCAATCCGGAGAGCACCTGTTTGTTGCCGATCAGGCCCAGGATCGTTTTGTCCACTCCCTGTGAATGATGAACTTGGATTCCCTTTTCCTTCAACGTACGAACGATCTCGTCCACTTGTTCTTTCGTCGCCTGTTTTTCCAAAACAATAATCAACTGGAAAACCCCCTCTTAAAATAAATGTTGGAATACAAAAAACCTCCTCCCCTAAAGGGACGAGGTTTGCTCGCGGTACCACCCTTTTTGAACCATTACAGTTCCACTCCATGCGCATATATAATGCACTCCCGATATCGGCGGGAATCCGGAAAGGTCGGCCTCCATTTTCGCAACCCGTTCACGCTCCAAGGTGTAATTCGTCTGACGTTCCGATGCCGGTTTGCAGCCCCACCGGCTCTCTGAGATCGGATTTTACGCCGACTACTTCGCCCCTTCAACGCGTCTAAGTATGAAATTGATTTGTGGATAACGGTAACATGCCACCCCTTGTCCTGTCAACGGAAAAATATATCCGTTCACGAATACACCGGATCCTCTTGAACAGAAGGAGCTGGATTTTGGGGTATCAAGGACTTTAGAAGCAACCGGGCCAATACATCATATCCTTGTTGGTTGGGGTGGACTTCATCAGCAAAGTACTCCTTTCGGTTTAGAAACACTTCAAAAGGGTCGATCATCACACTTTTATGCCGTTTAGCCAATTGATTGTACGCCACATTCATCGTTTTTAGTGCCCGGGCTGCAATAGTGTAACCCATCTCATAAGCAGGCAAGGGCATGTAAAATCCAAGGATACCCATTGAAGCATCCGGGTTTAATTGTCGGAGATGGGATAACAACTGATCGACTTGATTGACGACTCGTTTCATCGTGCGAGCCAACCCTATCAGACTATCCCCATCCTCATACCATTTAATAAAATCGCATCCTCCGGTGGTTAAGGTAATATGAGAAGCCCGTGGAATCAACTTGTGCAGACCTGGTGATTGAACCAGATCATACAATTCCGTTGAAGTCAGACCCGAAATTCCCATATTGATGACACGGCAGTGATCCGTGTTTCGGATGTGCTCAAAGTATTGAGCGACCAGATGCCGGTCGGGAGTGGATGCACCGACACCTTCCGTCAACGAATCGCCCAGCGCCAGATAGGTGATGGGATTCATCCTGTTTTTCCTCCCTCTGTTTCTGATTCAAGCGTCACCGCATGAGCGATACAGGGAATGGACTCACCCTGTTGATAAGAGACCGGGTTCATCAAAGCCCCGGTAGCGACCAGCATCACCCGGTTCAGCCGACCCTGATTCATTTCTTCCAGAATATGTCCATACAGCACCAACGCGCTGCTGGCGCAGCCACTGGCGCCTGCAAAAGATTGCTGATCGTCATGATAAATCATCAACCCGCAATCCTTGAATCGGTTTCCTCCCAGGTCCCACCCCTTCTCAGCCAAAAGCTCGGCTGCAATGGGATGACCCACACTGGCCAAATCGCCGGTAATAATCCAATCGTAATCATCGGGAGTCAATCCCGTATCCTGGAAGTGAACGGTAATGGTTTCAACGGCAGCCGGCGCCATGGCGGATCCCATGTCAAAAGGGTTTTTTACACCCATATCCACCACCTTGCCCATCGTCGCATAGCGAACGATCGGGCCCTCCTGACCAAACCCAAGCACACCGGCTCCGGATCCAGTCACCGTCCATTGAGCGGTATTGGGCTTCTGTCCCCCGTACTCGGTAGGATATCGGTATTGCCGTTCCGCAGTAGCATTGTGGCTGCTGACTGCTACTGCGATATGGTCGCTGAAACCGGCATCCACCAGAGCGGCACCTGTGGACAATGTTAATACGGAGGCGGAACAGGCACCGAACATCCCCATCAAAGGCAGCTGGTTTTGCCGGGCTGTAAAAGATGCACTGATGTTTTGATTTAATAGATCTCCAGCCAGAAACATATCTACTTGATCCATTGTTAGACCTGCTTTTTCAACCGCCTTACTGACAGCATCTTCCATCATTTTCCTCTCGGCTTTTTCCCAGGAATCTTCTCCCGCATATAAATCGGAATAGGTCTGATCGAACTGCTCCTTCAACTGTCCTTCGCTTTCTTTGGGACCGGCAACTGCCGCACCCGACAAGACCCTCACCAGGCCACTGTATGACCATGTGCGCTGCCCCACCTTCTTGGAAGCCATACAATCCCCTCCCTAACCGATCAATGCCTTTAAAATACCGATAAAAAATGCAGCCACAACCCCAAATACGATGACCGATCCAGCCAATTTAAACATGTTTCCGCCCACGCCCAGGACATAACCCTCTGATTGGTGCTCCAAGGCAGCAGCAGCGATGGAGTTGGCAAAACCCGTCACAGGAACCGCTGTTCCTGCACCTGCCCATTGACCAACTTTGTCATAGACACCCAACCCAGTCATTAAGCAAGCAATAAAAATCAAGGTAGCAACGGTGGGATCCCCTGCTTTTTCCTGGGGAAAATTAAAGACACGGGTATACATCAGCTGCAATAGCTGCCCCAATAAGCTGATAAATCCCCCTACCAAAAAAGCTTTCAGACTATTGGTGATAACCGGCGGCTTTGGTTGGTATTGCTTCGCTAACTGTTGATATTGTTGTTGTTTTTTCTGCTGCTTCTTCTGGGGCTTTTCGGAATCCGAACTCATGCCCTTCCCTCCACTCAGCCGTTTTCAACATCCCTATCGTTTGATATCCATTTGCGATTTATTCTCCTGTTCTCCATACAAAAAGCCCGCCTGATGCGGGCTTTTCCATATATATTGGAAATTTAATATCTGTTAACGCTCCCGTCCCATGACGGCGGCAATACTACCCATCAGGATGTGAGCAACCCCGAAGCCGAGAACACCCCATCCAGCGCATGTTTCCATTTGATGTCTAGACCGTGCCCTTTCACCGCCGTATAAGCACGAGACGCCGACAAGGCTGACCAACAGCCCGATCAAAACAGTCCAAAATCCGCGCTTCGCCATACCAGATTCCCCCTTTCCCGTTTTGCGGACCTCCGCTGGGCGTGATTCACCTTCTTCCGGTCCTTGTTAGCTTGGCCGAAAGAAGGAAAGAGTTTGACTGGTATTTTTCCCCGTCCAGATTTGGATCAGTTGCTTCTCGCATTCTGCTCGGATCCATTCATTAAAGAACCGTTGGGTATGGATAAAACCACGGAAACGGGCCCGCACTTCACGGCAGTCCCGTTTCTGTTTCACCTCCACAATCTCTCCCCCGCACCGGCGCAATTGTTGCTTGGTTTCCCTCCACTCCTCTTCCACCTGGATCGAGAGGCGGACAAGCCCGTCCAGAATCCCTCGTTTCAACTTAAAGGGTTGGGATTCCATCCAGCGGATATCGCACAGGAGAGCTCGGTACAGGACATCCATGACGATCACCCGCTTAACCAAACGGGCAAACAACCGGTATTCATCCGGAACCGATAACATAAGCCTCCATCCTCTCCCCAAACATCATCACTGATTGTTATTATATACGAACATATGTTTGAAATCCCTTGGCAATACCTTGAAAAAAAAGGACCGGGCCATTTGGCCGGGTCCATTCTGTTTACATCTTTGTATTGGGTACGGAGATATTGGTAAGCGCTTGCCCCGCTTCATCCGCATAAGGTTGCCGAACCGCCATGTCACCCAAGGCGACGATGCCAACCAGCTGGTTGTTCTCCACCACCGGCAAGCGACGGATCTGGTGTTGTGCCATCAGTTGCGACGCTTCATCCACCGACATGTTGGGAGTACCCGTAACCAAATTCTGATTGGTCATGACTTCCCCTACAGTGAGGTTTGGGTTTTGATTGGCGACAGAGCGCAAAACCAGATCCCGGTCCGTCACCACCCCTTGCAGGATCCCGTTTTCCACGACAGGGACGATGCCCACATCGTGTTGTTTCATCAACATCGCCGCCTGAGAAATATTATCCTGGGGCGAAACCGATGTCACATTAGTCGTCATAATTTCGCGCAGTTGATTCATGCTTTCACCCTCCTTTTCTGGGGTTAGAATATCCCAAGTCCTGTCTCCGCATTCGGCAATTGATCGACGATCACCAATCACACGAAGAACCGTTGACAAATAGAAACTCCATCTGTATTATCGTATTAGTACACTACTGTATGGTTGAACTAATACACCGACACCCTATTTGAATCCTATCCTAAGGAGGCACACACATGAACTCTGTTACCGCATTATGGAAAAAAGATTTCCGCTTAAACGCACCCTGGGTGTTAGGGGGTTTGCTCCTCATCGTTGCAATCCACCTGCTGATCCTGCTAACGGTGAAAACAAAGGAAGTACAATTCGCTTTGTCACTAGCCCCCTTTTTTTTCCATGCTGTTTATTTCCCCCTGTACCTTTTTATCAGCTTACAGGGAGAGTCCAAACAAATGCACCAATGGCTCCACACCCCGCACTCCGCTTCGGTACTACTCTTATCCAAGGTGATAAATGGTGCGGCTGCCCTGTTTGTTTCCGCATCCATCGCCGCCATCTATCCTCTGATCCTGTTTTTTGGGCCGATGAGCACACATGTGGCAGGAAGTCGCACGGATATTTTTTCCATCGGTTTTCAAGTGGTTGGATATATATGGATCGTCTCTGTCCAAATAGGTCTATTCGTCCTGGCCGTCTGGTCGATCTACCGATGGTTAAAGACATACATCAACCGCTGGACCTGGGTGCTGGTCGTCGTGTTGGTGTTCACCTGGTGGTGGGGACTGGCTCATTTCATGGATTCCACTTTCTACGAGTGGTTGACCCAATGGGGTCCTGTCGTCATTGGAACAGCAGAGTATGATGATTATTTACATCTGGGGAAAATCGTGTTTGAGGGGATCCTGGGAGCGGCGTACTTCGGCCTGGCGGCCTGGTTGCTCGAGAGAAAGGTAGAGGTTTAATGATGCAAGTCCTCTGTGGTGGTTCTGGGGTTCCGGTTACATTCGTTTGAACCGATCGGATTGTCCTCGAATGATCTGCTCATGATGGGTACCCTTTGGCGGTTGTCGGTATCGCTTGGAATCTTGGTCCATTTCTTTTAGTCCCTTCATCGCTGGATCGGCTTGTTTGTAGGGAAATGGACCTGGTTCATCCCCTTTGCCCGTGTCATTTCGTTTATGATCGCCTGGGGCTATTTTATCCATACTCGCAGTCTATGTCCTGTCCGCTTTGGTTAGCGAAAAAGACAGCGGGAGGTGTGAAACCGTGAGAAAAAATGAATATAACGCCTCTCTCCCCATCTATCTTCAGCTGGTGGAACGCATTCAACGGCAAATTCTGCGCCGGGAGCGAAACCCGGGAGACAAACTCCCATCCGTCCGGGAGATGGCGGTGGAATCGCAAGTCAATCCCAATACGGTGCAACGGACCTACAGTGAATTGGAAAGGGTGGGAATTGTGGAAACCCGGCGTGGTCAAGGAACGTTTATCACCGAAGACAAGGAGAAGCTGGAAAACTTGCGAAACGAATTACGCAACAGGCAGATTGGACAATTCGTGGAAGCGATGCAGGAAATGGGATTTAGCCCTCGGGAGATGGTGGACGGATTGCTGCATTATCTGAATGAAGAAGCGGGAGGGGAGAATTGAAATGATGAAACTGGAAGGGGTAACGAAACAATACCTGCGCAA encodes:
- the spoVAD gene encoding stage V sporulation protein AD, with product MASKKVGQRTWSYSGLVRVLSGAAVAGPKESEGQLKEQFDQTYSDLYAGEDSWEKAERKMMEDAVSKAVEKAGLTMDQVDMFLAGDLLNQNISASFTARQNQLPLMGMFGACSASVLTLSTGAALVDAGFSDHIAVAVSSHNATAERQYRYPTEYGGQKPNTAQWTVTGSGAGVLGFGQEGPIVRYATMGKVVDMGVKNPFDMGSAMAPAAVETITVHFQDTGLTPDDYDWIITGDLASVGHPIAAELLAEKGWDLGGNRFKDCGLMIYHDDQQSFAGASGCASSALVLYGHILEEMNQGRLNRVMLVATGALMNPVSYQQGESIPCIAHAVTLESETEGGKTG
- a CDS encoding GntR family transcriptional regulator, with the protein product MRKNEYNASLPIYLQLVERIQRQILRRERNPGDKLPSVREMAVESQVNPNTVQRTYSELERVGIVETRRGQGTFITEDKEKLENLRNELRNRQIGQFVEAMQEMGFSPREMVDGLLHYLNEEAGGEN
- the aroF gene encoding 3-deoxy-7-phosphoheptulonate synthase, with product MIIVLEKQATKEQVDEIVRTLKEKGIQVHHSQGVDKTILGLIGNKQVLSGLPVERFPGVDKVVHVSEPFKLAGRSFHPENSRFRVGNVEIGGEHPVVMAGPCSVESREQILESAHAVKEAGGHILRGGAFKPRSSPYSFQGMGEEGLKLLAEAREETGLPVISEVMDPENLEMVAEYVDILQLGARNMQNFHLLKQVGRTDKPVMLKRGLSATIEEWLMSAEYIMAAGNPRVILCERGIRTFETYTRNTLDLSAVPVVKQLSHLPIIVDPSHGTGKWRFVPPMAKAGLAAGADGLMIEVHPSPETALSDGPQSLTLDNFATMMEELKGTPSVLLPR
- a CDS encoding SGNH/GDSL hydrolase family protein, with protein sequence MNPITYLALGDSLTEGVGASTPDRHLVAQYFEHIRNTDHCRVINMGISGLTSTELYDLVQSPGLHKLIPRASHITLTTGGCDFIKWYEDGDSLIGLARTMKRVVNQVDQLLSHLRQLNPDASMGILGFYMPLPAYEMGYTIAARALKTMNVAYNQLAKRHKSVMIDPFEVFLNRKEYFADEVHPNQQGYDVLARLLLKSLIPQNPAPSVQEDPVYS
- the spoVAC gene encoding stage V sporulation protein AC yields the protein MSSDSEKPQKKQQKKQQQYQQLAKQYQPKPPVITNSLKAFLVGGFISLLGQLLQLMYTRVFNFPQEKAGDPTVATLIFIACLMTGLGVYDKVGQWAGAGTAVPVTGFANSIAAAALEHQSEGYVLGVGGNMFKLAGSVIVFGVVAAFFIGILKALIG
- a CDS encoding CBS domain-containing protein, yielding MNQLREIMTTNVTSVSPQDNISQAAMLMKQHDVGIVPVVENGILQGVVTDRDLVLRSVANQNPNLTVGEVMTNQNLVTGTPNMSVDEASQLMAQHQIRRLPVVENNQLVGIVALGDMAVRQPYADEAGQALTNISVPNTKM